The following coding sequences are from one Streptomyces angustmyceticus window:
- the thrS gene encoding threonine--tRNA ligase: MSDVRVTIPRDSEREERVVTTGTTAADLFQGERSVVAARVAGELKDLAYEVADGDVVEPVDITSQDGLDILRHSTAHVMAQAVQELFPEAKLGIGPPIKDGFYYDFDVETPFHPDDLKRIEKKMQEIQKRGQKFARRAVADDDAREELADEPYKLELIGLKGSAADAAEGASAEVGAGELTIYDNLDAKTGELCWKDLCRGPHLPSTRAIPAFKLMRSAAAYWRGSEKNKQLQRIYGTAWPTKDELKAHLEFLAEAEKRDHRKLGAELDLFSVPEDIGSGLAVFHPKGGIIRRVMEDYSRRRHEESGYEFVYTPHATKGKLFEKSGHLDWYADGMYPPMQLDEGVDYYLKPMNCPMHNLIFDARGRSYRELPLRLFEFGTVYRYEKSGVVHGLTRARGFTQDDAHIYCTKEQMADELDATLTFVLDLLRDYGLTDFYLELSTKDPEKFVGSDEAWEEATETLRKVAEKQGLPLVPDPGGAAFYGPKISVQTKDAIGRTWQMSTVQLDFNLPERFDLEYTAADGSKQRPVMIHRALFGSIERFFAVLLEHYAGAFPAWLAPVQATGIPIGDAHVPYLQDFAAQAKAKGLRIEVDSSSDRMQKKIRNAQKAKVPFMIIAGDEDVANGAVSFRYRDGTQKNGIPREAAIAEILDVVERRAQV, encoded by the coding sequence GTGTCAGACGTCCGTGTGACCATCCCACGCGATTCCGAGCGGGAAGAACGCGTGGTGACCACGGGCACGACGGCCGCCGACCTCTTCCAGGGCGAGCGCAGCGTCGTGGCCGCTCGGGTGGCCGGAGAGCTGAAGGACCTGGCCTACGAGGTCGCCGACGGCGACGTGGTCGAGCCCGTCGACATCACCTCGCAGGACGGTCTGGACATCCTGCGGCACTCCACCGCGCATGTGATGGCGCAGGCCGTGCAGGAGCTGTTCCCGGAGGCCAAGCTCGGCATCGGCCCGCCGATCAAGGACGGCTTCTACTACGACTTCGACGTCGAGACCCCGTTCCACCCCGACGATCTCAAGCGCATCGAGAAGAAGATGCAGGAGATCCAGAAGCGCGGGCAGAAGTTCGCGCGCCGGGCGGTCGCCGACGACGACGCCCGCGAGGAGCTGGCCGACGAGCCGTACAAGCTGGAGCTGATCGGGCTCAAGGGCTCCGCCGCGGACGCCGCCGAGGGGGCCTCCGCCGAGGTCGGCGCCGGCGAGCTGACCATCTACGACAACCTCGACGCCAAGACCGGCGAGCTGTGCTGGAAGGACCTGTGCCGCGGGCCGCACCTGCCCAGCACCCGTGCCATCCCGGCGTTCAAGCTGATGCGCTCGGCCGCCGCCTACTGGCGCGGCAGCGAGAAGAACAAGCAGCTGCAGCGGATCTACGGCACCGCCTGGCCGACCAAGGACGAGCTCAAGGCGCACCTGGAGTTCCTCGCCGAGGCCGAGAAGCGCGACCACCGCAAGCTCGGTGCCGAGCTGGACCTGTTCTCCGTGCCCGAGGACATCGGTTCGGGCCTGGCGGTCTTCCACCCCAAGGGCGGCATCATCCGCCGGGTCATGGAGGACTATTCCCGCCGGCGCCACGAGGAGTCGGGCTACGAGTTCGTCTACACCCCGCACGCCACCAAGGGGAAGCTCTTCGAGAAGTCGGGTCACCTGGACTGGTACGCCGACGGCATGTACCCGCCCATGCAGCTCGACGAGGGCGTGGACTACTACCTCAAGCCCATGAACTGCCCGATGCACAACCTGATCTTCGACGCGCGCGGCCGCTCGTACCGTGAGCTGCCGCTGCGCCTCTTCGAGTTCGGGACCGTGTACCGCTACGAGAAGTCGGGCGTCGTGCACGGCCTCACCCGGGCGCGCGGCTTCACCCAGGACGACGCGCACATCTACTGCACCAAGGAGCAGATGGCGGACGAGCTGGACGCCACGCTCACCTTCGTCCTCGACCTGCTGCGCGACTACGGCCTGACCGACTTCTACCTGGAGCTGTCCACCAAGGACCCGGAGAAGTTCGTCGGCTCGGACGAGGCGTGGGAGGAGGCCACCGAGACCCTGCGGAAGGTGGCCGAGAAGCAGGGGCTGCCGCTGGTCCCGGACCCGGGCGGCGCCGCGTTCTACGGCCCGAAGATCTCGGTGCAGACCAAGGACGCCATCGGCCGGACCTGGCAGATGTCGACCGTGCAGCTGGACTTCAACCTGCCGGAGCGCTTCGACCTGGAGTACACCGCGGCCGACGGCAGCAAGCAGCGTCCGGTGATGATCCACCGCGCGCTGTTCGGCTCCATCGAGCGGTTCTTCGCGGTGCTGCTGGAGCACTACGCGGGCGCGTTCCCGGCGTGGCTGGCACCGGTCCAGGCGACCGGCATCCCGATCGGCGACGCCCACGTCCCCTACCTCCAGGACTTCGCCGCGCAGGCCAAGGCCAAGGGGCTGCGGATCGAGGTGGACTCCTCGTCGGACCGGATGCAGAAGAAGATCAGGAACGCCCAGAAGGCCAAGGTCCCGTTCATGATCATCGCTGGTGACGAGGACGTCGCCAACGGCGCGGTCTCCTTCCGCTACCGCGACGGCACGCAGAAGAACGGCATCCCGCGCGAGGCGGCGATCGCCGAGATCCTCGATGTCGTGGAGCGTCGCGCCCAGGTGTGA